The genomic region AGTTCTCCAATATGGTCTTGATGATCATGCGTAAGGACTAGATAATCAATTGTTCGAATGCCTCTTTTCTTAAACAATGGTAATATTCTTTTTTCTGAAATATTATAAGTTGAGTTAAATGCTTTTAATCTTTCATTTTTACCTCCTGTGTCGATCATTAGTTTTTTACCGTTTTGACTTTCAAATAAAATGCTATCTCCCTGACCAACATCGATAACTGTCATTCGATTAACGTGATGAGTCATAAAAATTGAAGACATGTATATCAAAACGAACATCATAGACAGCGCTAAAAAATAGCGATTATATTTACACAGAAGCATCAATATAAACATGAAGACTACAAATATAAAATAACCTACTTCACCAGCGTGAGGTATAAAAAAGTGTATAGCTGTCATAGGATTAAATATAAATATTAAGCATTGCTCCAGGTGAAATAAAATATAAAATGGGGCTTCAAATAAAAAGAGTAATTGCGGGGCCATCACGCCAAATAAAACAGTACAAAATGCAAAGGGAAGTATCAATGTACAATACAATGGAATAAAAAATACATTTGTAATCAGGCCTAACCATTGAAATTCATTCAAATGATGATATGAGATAGCTAGTGTTCCAATGGTAGAAAGAAAACTAGTAATGAATAGGACTTTAATAAATGATAAGTGTATATAGCACTTTTGTAAAAAGATAAGTAAAAAACAAATTGTAAAAGAGAATTGGAATCCTATATGATAATGCAATTGAGGCTCAAAAAAGCTTAATAGCAAATATGTGACTAATAATAAATGAAGGCTAGCAATGTGAAGCCATTTTGAAAAAACTAAACCTAACATCGTCATGAATACAGCGCGTTCGGCACTTGGAGAATAACCAGTAAAAATTAAGAATACCGGTAAAATGATCAAAAGGGTCAATTTAACTATAAATCTAGGGATAGGCATTCGTTTTAAAAGATTATTCAACAGAAACGTAAATATACCGACGTGTGTACCGCTAATAGCATATAAATGAGAAATACCGAGACTACGTATAATCTCTCTATAATTGTGATCTAAAAATTGAGTTTGGCCTGTAATAAGTGCGATTATAGTTCTCTTGCCATGAATATTTGAATTCATTATGCGTTCAGTTGCGATGTTTTTATAATATTCTATTCGATTCATTAGATTTGGTTTTCTTTTAAAACATTGTGCTGTTTGAAGGGTTTTGATAGTGAAATATGCCGGTGCTCCTTTGATTGATGAAGGCTTGATTTTGCCTTCGACAGTACATGAATAATTTAATATAAAGGAAGCATTAGGCCGATACATACGTTTAAGGTTATAAGAAGACAAAATGAAGTGATTATGGTTAGACGTAATATTAGCGGTGTATTGATTATTTTTGATTAGAGGGAGACTATTGAAGTCAATGTTCATTTTTATACTTATGGGAGATGGGAAATTAATTTGGGGATGCTGTTGGGAGTTGTATTCTTTTAGCATATAAGATTCAACGTTATAACCTAAAATGCTTACAAATAC from Staphylococcus felis harbors:
- a CDS encoding DNA internalization-related competence protein ComEC/Rec2 encodes the protein MNRIEYYKNIATERIMNSNIHGKRTIIALITGQTQFLDHNYREIIRSLGISHLYAISGTHVGIFTFLLNNLLKRMPIPRFIVKLTLLIILPVFLIFTGYSPSAERAVFMTMLGLVFSKWLHIASLHLLLVTYLLLSFFEPQLHYHIGFQFSFTICFLLIFLQKCYIHLSFIKVLFITSFLSTIGTLAISYHHLNEFQWLGLITNVFFIPLYCTLILPFAFCTVLFGVMAPQLLFLFEAPFYILFHLEQCLIFIFNPMTAIHFFIPHAGEVGYFIFVVFMFILMLLCKYNRYFLALSMMFVLIYMSSIFMTHHVNRMTVIDVGQGDSILFESQNGKKLMIDTGGKNERLKAFNSTYNISEKRILPLFKKRGIRTIDYLVLTHDHQDHIGELKHLVDAIKIKQIIINPNKFDKEKLKTIIQLSNERDIKVQSYLNQHQIQLGEFTFKFYNTDIQNSDDPNEHSIVTLASFNNIDTLLMGDATELNEKQLLSKYSLPTIELLKVGHHGSKTSSSEKFLKTIHPKVALISSGQNNVYHLPHPEILKRLNSLDIKTYNTSKNSHISIIFQDNHYFITNEK